Proteins from one Deinococcus sp. AB2017081 genomic window:
- a CDS encoding DUF6745 domain-containing protein, with protein sequence MTTLSTVSAAEARNLILRGQVRGPLHFRGTLDLSGEPLTCLPDDLSGDTLNIGGTGLEALPERLDVGELIATGLPLERVPASLRVRFRLTLDGCAGLIRLPDGLSVGSLSLQDCVSLERLPEGLDVCFLNLSRCDALRSWPDLARVRFGHVTLRDCLSLRGLPEWLTQVAQLDLSGCRGITALPGELRISGWLDVAGSGITALPPGQPIPLRWRGVPVTERIAFDPSSISGADVLAEPNTEVRRVMMERMGYERFLAEVGAQELDRDHDAGGERRLVRIDLPNDEPFVAVCVQCPSTGRQYVLRVPPTIRTAHAGSAWLAGFDDAAAYVPVVEA encoded by the coding sequence ATGACGACGCTGAGTACCGTCAGCGCCGCCGAGGCGCGGAACCTGATCCTGCGCGGGCAGGTGCGCGGCCCACTGCACTTCCGGGGCACGCTCGACCTGAGTGGCGAGCCGCTGACCTGCCTGCCGGACGACCTGAGCGGCGACACGCTGAACATCGGCGGCACCGGCCTGGAGGCGCTGCCCGAACGGCTGGACGTGGGCGAACTGATCGCCACCGGCCTGCCGCTGGAGCGGGTGCCCGCCAGCCTGCGCGTGCGCTTCCGGCTCACGCTGGACGGCTGCGCCGGACTGATCCGCCTGCCGGACGGCCTGAGTGTCGGGTCGCTCAGCCTTCAGGACTGCGTATCGCTGGAACGGCTGCCGGAAGGCCTGGATGTGTGTTTCCTGAACCTCAGCCGCTGCGACGCGCTGCGAAGCTGGCCCGACCTGGCCCGCGTGCGCTTCGGGCACGTGACCCTGCGTGACTGCCTGAGCCTGCGCGGGCTGCCCGAGTGGCTGACCCAGGTGGCGCAGCTCGACCTCAGCGGCTGCCGGGGCATCACGGCGCTGCCGGGGGAGCTGCGGATCAGCGGCTGGCTGGACGTGGCGGGCAGCGGGATCACCGCACTGCCGCCGGGCCAGCCCATCCCGCTGCGCTGGCGCGGCGTGCCGGTCACGGAACGGATCGCCTTCGACCCGAGCAGCATCAGCGGTGCAGATGTGCTGGCCGAGCCCAACACTGAAGTCCGCCGCGTGATGATGGAACGCATGGGCTACGAGCGCTTCCTGGCCGAGGTCGGTGCCCAGGAACTCGACCGCGACCACGACGCGGGCGGCGAGCGGCGGCTGGTGCGGATCGATCTGCCGAACGACGAGCCCTTCGTGGCTGTGTGCGTGCAGTGCCCCTCGACCGGCCGCCAGTACGTGCTGCGCGTGCCCCCGACCATCCGCACCGCCCACGCGGGGAGTGCATGGCTGGCGGGGTTCGACGACGCAGCGGCGTATGTGCCGGTGGTGGAGGCGTAG
- a CDS encoding ThuA domain-containing protein gives MTTTDTPRALMVWGGWDGHEPQQTTERFAALLRERGFDVTVTDNLDVYTDADLLARQSVIVQCVTMSTITKEQVAGLLDAVRGGVGFAGWHGGAGDSFRNTPDYQYMVGGQWVAHPGNIIDYTVQITADHAITRGLTDFAMHSEQYYLHTDPSNQVLATTTFSGEHDAWIAGTVMPVAWTRMYGAGRVAYCALGHVNPDFEVMEARELTLRGLLWAAGQLD, from the coding sequence ATGACGACCACCGACACACCGCGCGCCCTGATGGTCTGGGGCGGCTGGGACGGCCACGAGCCGCAGCAGACCACCGAACGCTTCGCCGCTCTGCTCCGGGAACGGGGCTTCGACGTCACCGTGACCGACAACCTCGACGTGTACACGGACGCCGATCTCCTGGCCCGCCAGAGCGTGATCGTGCAGTGCGTGACGATGAGCACGATCACCAAGGAACAGGTCGCGGGTCTGCTGGACGCCGTGCGCGGCGGCGTGGGCTTTGCTGGCTGGCATGGCGGCGCGGGCGACTCGTTCCGCAACACGCCGGACTACCAGTACATGGTGGGCGGCCAGTGGGTCGCGCACCCCGGCAACATCATCGACTACACGGTACAGATCACGGCCGATCACGCCATCACGCGCGGCCTGACCGACTTCGCCATGCATTCGGAGCAGTACTACCTGCACACCGACCCGAGCAATCAGGTGCTCGCCACGACGACCTTCAGCGGCGAGCACGACGCCTGGATCGCGGGCACCGTCATGCCTGTGGCGTGGACGCGGATGTACGGCGCGGGCCGCGTGGCGTACTGCGCCCTGGGCCACGTGAACCCCGACTTCGAGGTCATGGAAGCGCGGGAACTGACCCTGCGCGGCCTGCTGTGGGCAGCTGGGCAGCTGGACTGA
- a CDS encoding glycoside hydrolase family 43 protein — translation MTAEPPTRQGVTVTNPILRGFNPDPSILRVGTDYYIATSTFQWYPGVAIYHSRDLVNWRPAAQPLNRLSLLDMRGDADSGGIWAPCLSHDGELFHLIYTDVKSWGINESFKDSHNYLTTAPSIEGPWSEPVYMNSSGFDPSLFHDDDGKKWFLNMVWDHRAGHHPFAGIVLQEYSPAEKKLVGPREIIFTGTEVRVTEGPHLYKKDGWYYLLTAEGGTSWEHTVTLARSRSLHGPYEVHPQGPLMTAVDAPHLPIQKPGHASFTSTPDGQWIMAHLCGRPLTTQGECPLGRETGLQMLDWPEGAWPTLAQGGHHPVEHVQLPALPPHPWPEVPARDDFTGSELRSEWMTLRAPAELLGVELTGAGLRLHGRESLMSRHSVALVGRRLQSLHARMRTELEFAPDDFQQMAGLTAYYDSRNWVYLRVSHDETAGRALNVTSCENGVYREHLSQDVSVGDSGPVQLEVTYSGSTFQFAYSTDGETWQPIGEPFSAGLLSDEHCGGLSFTGTFLALTCQDMSGRRAPADFRWAEYTEF, via the coding sequence ATGACCGCCGAACCCCCGACCCGCCAGGGTGTGACCGTCACCAACCCGATCCTGCGGGGCTTCAACCCCGATCCGAGCATCCTGCGGGTCGGCACCGACTACTACATCGCCACAAGCACCTTCCAGTGGTATCCGGGCGTGGCGATCTACCACTCGCGCGACCTGGTGAACTGGCGGCCGGCGGCGCAGCCGCTGAACCGCCTGAGCCTGCTCGATATGCGCGGCGACGCCGATTCCGGCGGCATCTGGGCCCCCTGCCTGAGTCACGACGGCGAGCTGTTCCACCTGATCTACACCGACGTGAAGTCGTGGGGGATCAACGAGTCGTTCAAGGACAGCCACAACTACCTGACGACCGCGCCCAGCATCGAGGGGCCGTGGTCGGAGCCGGTCTACATGAACTCCAGCGGCTTCGATCCCAGCCTGTTCCACGACGATGACGGGAAGAAGTGGTTCCTGAACATGGTCTGGGATCACCGCGCCGGCCACCACCCCTTCGCGGGGATCGTGCTGCAGGAATACAGCCCCGCCGAGAAGAAACTGGTCGGCCCGCGCGAGATCATCTTCACCGGCACCGAGGTCAGGGTCACCGAGGGGCCGCATCTCTACAAAAAAGACGGCTGGTACTACCTGCTGACCGCCGAGGGCGGCACGAGCTGGGAGCACACGGTCACGCTGGCCCGCTCGCGCAGCCTGCACGGGCCCTACGAGGTGCACCCGCAGGGCCCGCTGATGACGGCTGTCGACGCACCGCACCTGCCCATCCAGAAGCCCGGGCACGCCAGCTTCACCAGCACCCCGGACGGCCAGTGGATCATGGCGCACCTGTGCGGCCGTCCCCTGACCACCCAGGGCGAGTGTCCGCTGGGCCGCGAGACCGGCCTCCAGATGCTGGACTGGCCCGAGGGGGCGTGGCCCACGCTGGCCCAGGGCGGCCACCACCCGGTCGAGCACGTACAGCTTCCCGCCCTGCCCCCGCACCCGTGGCCGGAGGTGCCGGCCCGCGATGACTTCACGGGATCAGAGCTGCGCTCCGAGTGGATGACGCTGCGGGCCCCGGCCGAGTTGCTGGGCGTGGAACTGACCGGCGCGGGCCTGCGCCTGCACGGCCGCGAGTCCCTGATGAGCCGCCACAGCGTGGCCCTGGTCGGCCGCCGGCTGCAGTCCCTGCACGCCCGCATGCGCACCGAACTGGAGTTCGCCCCCGACGACTTCCAGCAGATGGCGGGCCTGACGGCGTACTACGACAGCCGCAACTGGGTCTACCTGCGCGTGAGCCATGACGAGACCGCCGGGCGTGCCCTGAACGTGACGAGCTGCGAGAACGGCGTGTACCGCGAGCATCTGTCCCAGGATGTCAGCGTGGGCGACAGCGGCCCGGTACAGCTTGAGGTGACGTACAGCGGTTCCACCTTCCAGTTCGCCTACAGCACGGACGGCGAGACGTGGCAGCCCATCGGCGAGCCCTTCAGCGCCGGCCTGCTCAGCGACGAGCACTGCGGCGGCCTGAGCTTCACCGGCACCTTCCTGGCCCTGACCTGCCAGGACATGAGCGGTCGCCGGGCACCCGCCGACTTCCGCTGGGCCGAGTACACCGAATTCTGA
- a CDS encoding GH1 family beta-glucosidase: MTTTPDPLHFPPRFAWGVATASYQIEGAATEDGRGPSIWDTFSHTPGKVKDGDTGDVACDHYHRLDTDLDLIQALGVNAYRFSVAWPRLQPTGRGPVNPKGLDFYSRLVDGLLTRGITPWLTLYHWDLPQPLQDQGGWPVRDTALAFGDYAAIVADELGDRVQHFITINEPWCAAFLGYGIGIHAPGHRDLAQSYAAAHHLLVGHGLAVQAVRANAPAAQVGITLNLYEGYPATDTLADRAATRRQDGFQNRWYLDPVYGLGYPQDIVDLLGEASPQAQGLVLPGDVELMGVPTDFLGVNMYSRSVIEDAPGEGFLHSRAVRPPESEYTGFDWEVAPQSLTDLMLRLQRDYDPPAIYITENGATYPDTVEADGSVQDAARTRYFQQHIAALQPALDGGAKVAGYFAWSLMDNFEWAEGYEKRFGIVHVDFGTQARTVKQSGRWYQDFLARTKAGVGA, translated from the coding sequence ATGACCACCACCCCTGATCCCCTGCACTTCCCGCCCCGCTTCGCGTGGGGCGTGGCGACCGCCTCCTACCAGATCGAGGGCGCGGCCACCGAGGACGGCCGTGGCCCCAGCATCTGGGACACGTTCTCTCACACGCCCGGCAAGGTGAAGGACGGCGACACCGGCGACGTCGCGTGCGACCACTACCACCGCCTGGACACCGACCTGGATCTGATCCAGGCTCTCGGCGTGAACGCGTACCGCTTCAGCGTGGCGTGGCCGCGGCTCCAGCCGACCGGACGCGGCCCGGTGAACCCGAAGGGCCTGGACTTCTACTCCCGGCTGGTGGACGGCCTGCTCACGCGCGGCATCACGCCGTGGCTGACGCTGTACCACTGGGATCTGCCGCAGCCGCTGCAGGATCAGGGCGGCTGGCCGGTGCGCGACACGGCGCTCGCCTTCGGGGATTACGCCGCCATCGTGGCCGACGAACTGGGCGACCGCGTGCAGCACTTCATCACCATCAACGAGCCGTGGTGCGCGGCATTCCTGGGCTACGGCATCGGGATCCACGCCCCCGGGCACCGGGATCTGGCGCAGAGCTACGCCGCCGCCCACCACCTGCTGGTCGGGCACGGTCTGGCCGTGCAGGCGGTGCGGGCGAACGCCCCCGCCGCGCAGGTGGGCATCACCCTGAACCTGTACGAGGGCTATCCCGCGACCGACACCCTGGCGGACCGCGCCGCGACCCGCCGCCAGGACGGTTTCCAGAACCGCTGGTATCTCGATCCCGTGTACGGCCTGGGCTACCCGCAGGACATCGTGGATCTGCTGGGCGAGGCCAGCCCGCAGGCCCAGGGGCTGGTGCTGCCCGGCGACGTGGAACTCATGGGCGTGCCCACCGACTTCCTGGGCGTGAACATGTACTCCCGCTCGGTCATCGAGGACGCGCCGGGCGAGGGCTTCCTGCATTCCCGCGCCGTGCGGCCCCCGGAGAGCGAGTACACCGGCTTTGACTGGGAGGTCGCTCCGCAGAGCCTGACCGACCTGATGCTCCGGCTCCAGCGCGACTACGATCCGCCGGCCATTTACATCACCGAGAACGGCGCGACGTACCCCGACACCGTCGAGGCCGACGGCAGCGTGCAGGACGCCGCCCGCACCCGCTACTTCCAGCAGCACATCGCGGCGCTGCAGCCCGCCCTGGACGGCGGCGCGAAGGTCGCCGGCTACTTCGCGTGGTCGCTGATGGACAACTTCGAGTGGGCCGAAGGGTACGAGAAGCGCTTCGGGATCGTGCACGTGGACTTCGGAACGCAGGCCCGCACGGTCAAGCAGTCGGGGCGCTGGTATCAGGACTTCCTGGCCCGCACGAAGGCCGGGGTGGGCGCATGA
- a CDS encoding carbohydrate ABC transporter permease, translating to MTTKPLDTSATTPRPPRRALRLPVGRAALWVFVGIACFLSVVPFYLMFVWASLPSDQIFAVPPHLWFGTAIVDNFNKMMDATFGMALRQFWNSLYISLLSTVTTLFFCSLAGFAFAMYEFRGKAFLFGFILLTMLIPPLVMDIPSFLVMNNFLHWIGTPKTLWVPGMANAFGIFLMRQYIMSALPKSLIEAARLDGATEFGIYAKVVVPLIRPILATLGVVTFVGSWNNFKGALIMKLSEDSTMTLPLSLRKITGGATNVNADWGATLMMVVLTVVPLLIIFLIASRQVISGLTSGAVKD from the coding sequence ATGACCACCAAACCCCTCGACACGTCGGCCACGACTCCCCGCCCCCCCCGCCGCGCGCTGCGCCTGCCCGTGGGCCGCGCCGCGCTGTGGGTCTTCGTGGGCATCGCCTGCTTCCTGTCGGTCGTGCCCTTCTATCTGATGTTCGTGTGGGCCTCGCTGCCCAGTGACCAGATCTTCGCCGTACCGCCGCATCTGTGGTTCGGCACCGCCATCGTCGACAACTTCAACAAGATGATGGACGCGACCTTCGGGATGGCCCTGCGCCAGTTCTGGAACTCGCTGTACATCTCGCTGCTGTCGACCGTGACCACGCTGTTCTTCTGCTCGCTGGCCGGCTTCGCCTTCGCGATGTACGAGTTCAGGGGCAAGGCCTTCCTGTTCGGCTTCATCCTGCTGACCATGCTGATCCCGCCGCTGGTGATGGACATCCCCAGCTTCCTGGTCATGAACAACTTCCTGCACTGGATCGGCACGCCCAAGACCCTGTGGGTGCCGGGCATGGCCAACGCCTTCGGGATCTTCCTGATGCGCCAGTACATCATGTCCGCGCTGCCCAAGTCCCTGATCGAGGCCGCGCGGCTGGACGGCGCGACCGAGTTCGGCATCTACGCAAAGGTGGTCGTGCCGCTGATCCGCCCGATCCTGGCGACCCTGGGCGTCGTGACCTTCGTGGGCTCGTGGAACAACTTCAAGGGTGCCCTGATCATGAAGCTCAGCGAGGACAGCACCATGACGCTGCCGCTGTCGCTGCGCAAGATCACGGGCGGCGCGACCAACGTGAACGCCGACTGGGGCGCCACCCTGATGATGGTCGTGCTGACCGTGGTTCCGCTGCTGATCATCTTCCTGATCGCCAGCCGTCAGGTGATCTCCGGCCTGACCAGTGGCGCGGTCAAGGACTGA
- a CDS encoding carbohydrate ABC transporter permease gives MSDRANLATSPPRRSTWNYARVQQRLAPYVFTSPFFILFLIFGLFPLGFSLYLAFHLWNPLDGLGNWRFVGWENFALALGPSDMFWKALKNTVWIGLLSGVPQHLVALPLAFVINQALRRWQSSISTILFLPYITNAVAITIVFGMLYSENLGLLNYLLAQIGLGPVRWLAIPDLVPYSVGAVVFWRYVGWNVILYLSGLQAISEDVYEAATVDGASNWQKFWYITLPLLRPMMFYAFTLTIVGNMQLFEEPFIMTGQGGGSGGAALTSAMHIFNTAFRDLDMGYASAMSWLLFLAIFVLSMVNNYLFSRDGGRDV, from the coding sequence ATGTCCGACCGCGCCAACCTTGCCACCAGCCCGCCCCGGCGCTCCACGTGGAATTACGCCCGCGTGCAGCAGCGACTCGCGCCGTACGTCTTCACCAGCCCCTTTTTCATCCTCTTCCTGATCTTCGGGCTGTTCCCACTGGGCTTCAGCCTGTATCTGGCCTTCCACCTGTGGAATCCGCTGGATGGACTGGGGAACTGGAGATTCGTCGGCTGGGAAAATTTCGCCCTGGCGCTCGGCCCCAGCGACATGTTCTGGAAGGCCCTGAAGAACACCGTGTGGATCGGCCTGCTGTCCGGTGTGCCGCAGCACCTCGTGGCGCTGCCACTGGCCTTCGTGATCAACCAGGCGCTGCGGCGCTGGCAGAGCTCGATCAGCACCATCCTGTTCCTGCCCTATATCACCAACGCCGTCGCCATCACCATCGTGTTCGGCATGCTGTACTCCGAGAACCTGGGGCTGCTGAACTACCTGCTCGCGCAGATCGGCCTGGGCCCGGTGCGCTGGCTGGCCATCCCGGATCTCGTGCCGTACTCGGTCGGGGCCGTGGTGTTCTGGCGCTACGTCGGCTGGAACGTGATCCTGTACCTCTCGGGCCTGCAGGCCATCAGCGAGGACGTGTACGAGGCCGCCACCGTGGACGGCGCGAGCAACTGGCAGAAGTTCTGGTACATCACGCTGCCGCTGCTGCGGCCCATGATGTTCTATGCGTTCACCCTGACCATCGTCGGGAACATGCAGCTGTTCGAGGAACCGTTCATCATGACCGGCCAGGGCGGCGGCAGCGGCGGCGCGGCGCTGACCAGCGCCATGCACATCTTCAACACCGCCTTCCGCGACCTGGACATGGGCTACGCCAGTGCCATGAGCTGGCTGCTGTTCCTGGCGATCTTCGTGCTGAGCATGGTCAACAACTACCTGTTCAGCCGCGACGGAGGGCGTGACGTATGA
- a CDS encoding ABC transporter substrate-binding protein yields MKKSLSLALVSALLLGSASAQEKVTLTVAAFPSLDSAIKAILPAWNKAHPNVTIKLQAQEYADHHNAMTTALATGQGLPDVMAIEIGFVSKFADGQGLEDLNKAPYNAGQYKKLFTPFTIAQATGADGRYIAMPTDIGPGTFFYRKDVLDKAGVNPVTMTTSWESFIAAGKRIKQKTGASLINTAASINNVIIRTNLKPGEGIYFDNKNNLLVGPDNARFVRAFTLSKQVRDAGLDAKIGEWSNEWYDAFKKGTVATQFSGAWLQGALQNWMAPDTKGLWRVQNLPEKGFASWGGSFYAIPTKAANKQWAFEFIKFMTLEQSSQITAFKDNGAFPALLAAQKDKAFSEPVPFLGGQQARVLWRNAAAKTQPIDVNKYDSVAEQILQTELTNVLEQGKDIKQALTDARAQIARRAR; encoded by the coding sequence ATGAAGAAGTCCCTGTCGCTTGCCCTCGTTTCCGCCCTGCTGCTCGGCTCCGCCAGCGCCCAGGAGAAGGTCACCCTGACCGTCGCGGCCTTCCCCAGCCTGGACAGCGCCATCAAGGCCATCCTGCCGGCGTGGAACAAGGCGCACCCGAACGTCACCATCAAGCTGCAAGCCCAGGAGTACGCCGACCACCACAACGCCATGACCACGGCGCTCGCCACCGGTCAGGGCCTGCCTGACGTGATGGCCATCGAGATCGGCTTCGTCAGCAAGTTCGCCGACGGCCAGGGCCTGGAAGACCTGAACAAGGCTCCCTACAACGCCGGCCAGTACAAGAAGCTCTTCACGCCCTTCACCATCGCCCAGGCCACCGGCGCGGACGGCCGCTACATCGCCATGCCCACCGACATCGGCCCCGGCACCTTCTTCTACCGCAAGGACGTGCTCGACAAGGCCGGCGTGAACCCGGTGACCATGACCACCAGCTGGGAGTCCTTCATCGCTGCCGGCAAGCGCATCAAGCAGAAGACCGGCGCGTCCCTGATCAACACCGCGGCCAGCATCAACAACGTCATCATCCGCACCAACCTCAAGCCCGGCGAAGGCATCTACTTCGACAACAAGAACAACCTGCTCGTCGGCCCCGACAACGCCCGCTTCGTGCGCGCCTTCACGCTCTCCAAGCAGGTGCGTGACGCCGGCCTGGACGCCAAGATCGGCGAGTGGAGCAACGAGTGGTACGACGCCTTCAAGAAGGGCACTGTCGCCACGCAGTTCTCCGGCGCGTGGCTCCAGGGCGCCCTGCAGAACTGGATGGCCCCGGACACCAAGGGTCTGTGGCGCGTCCAGAACCTCCCCGAGAAGGGCTTCGCGTCGTGGGGCGGCTCCTTCTACGCCATCCCGACCAAGGCCGCGAACAAGCAGTGGGCCTTCGAGTTCATCAAGTTCATGACCCTGGAGCAGAGCTCGCAGATCACCGCGTTCAAGGACAACGGCGCCTTCCCCGCGCTGCTCGCGGCCCAGAAGGACAAGGCCTTCAGCGAGCCCGTCCCCTTCCTGGGTGGCCAGCAGGCCCGCGTGCTGTGGCGCAACGCCGCCGCTAAGACCCAGCCCATCGACGTGAACAAGTACGACTCGGTCGCCGAGCAGATCCTCCAGACCGAGCTGACCAACGTGCTCGAGCAGGGCAAGGACATCAAGCAGGCGCTGACCGACGCCCGCGCCCAGATCGCGCGCCGCGCCCGCTGA
- a CDS encoding LacI family DNA-binding transcriptional regulator codes for MLEPVTLAHVAQEAGVSPSTVSRILNGTANVAPEKRARVEAVIARLNFKPNPQAQALANGRSLTIGVITPSLNSTFYGEALAGIEAVLNDTPYHPLVISGQWRPEREQEALDVLLLRRVDAVILMGGILDDAILERVAVRVPMVALGRDVRGLSERCVVMDNRLGMRAIVSHLLDLGHRDFAFIGGAERQQDAVERRESVMATLLEAGVPIPDALIASGEYTEDGGREAAARLLATGLPFTALVCANDQMALGARLTLYRHGLRVPEDVSLTGFDDVITSSLMTPPLTTVRQAIYDMGEVAARAALSLLRGEKVTMQVFTPELVLRESTMPPARTHHPTTLSEAMTVPSG; via the coding sequence ATGCTCGAACCCGTCACCCTGGCCCACGTGGCCCAAGAAGCTGGCGTCTCGCCCAGCACGGTGTCGCGTATCCTGAACGGCACCGCCAACGTGGCGCCCGAGAAACGGGCACGGGTCGAAGCGGTGATCGCGCGGCTGAACTTCAAGCCCAATCCCCAGGCGCAGGCGCTGGCCAATGGCCGCAGCCTGACCATCGGCGTGATCACGCCCAGCCTGAACTCCACCTTCTACGGAGAGGCCCTGGCCGGGATCGAGGCCGTCCTGAACGACACGCCGTACCATCCGCTGGTCATCAGCGGCCAGTGGCGGCCCGAACGCGAGCAGGAGGCCCTGGATGTGCTGCTGCTGCGGCGCGTGGACGCCGTCATCCTGATGGGCGGGATCCTCGACGACGCCATTCTGGAGCGCGTCGCCGTGCGCGTCCCGATGGTCGCCCTGGGCCGCGACGTGCGCGGGCTCAGCGAGCGCTGCGTGGTCATGGACAACCGGCTGGGCATGCGGGCGATCGTGAGTCACCTGCTCGACCTGGGACACCGCGACTTCGCCTTCATCGGCGGGGCCGAGCGGCAGCAGGATGCTGTGGAGCGCCGGGAATCGGTCATGGCCACGCTGCTCGAGGCGGGTGTCCCCATTCCGGACGCGCTGATCGCGAGCGGCGAATACACCGAGGACGGCGGACGGGAGGCAGCGGCCCGCCTGCTCGCCACCGGACTGCCGTTCACGGCGCTGGTCTGTGCAAACGACCAGATGGCCCTGGGCGCCCGGCTGACCCTGTACCGCCACGGGCTGCGCGTCCCCGAGGACGTGTCCCTGACCGGCTTCGACGACGTCATCACGTCCTCGCTGATGACCCCGCCCCTGACCACGGTGCGCCAGGCGATCTACGACATGGGCGAGGTCGCGGCGCGTGCCGCGCTGAGCCTGCTGCGCGGCGAGAAGGTCACCATGCAGGTCTTCACGCCGGAGCTCGTGCTCCGTGAGTCCACCATGCCCCCCGCCCGCACCCACCACCCGACCACCCTGAGCGAGGCGATGACCGTGCCCAGCGGCTAG
- a CDS encoding ROK family transcriptional regulator — protein sequence MTPLSPSGDQGYLKHLNRAAILDALRREGGLSRAELAARTGRTKVTVGSVVQELLGTGWLHEGELQHGTVGRPGRQLYLDRRRHVLLGAEVGVLGVRAVACDLTGQVLAREALHHPTGSPESAARDLAALVQSVLAHPEVQGRTVLGLGVAVPGPVAQGGQTLLHAPNLGWTQLNFLEVLAPHVDGVGSLRVLENEANAAAFGEAYLPVQSPPDTGAGVLAYLSLGTGVGAGLVEGGRRVLRGAHGLAGELGHTVIQPGGLYCHCGNRGCVETLLGGWAIRASLGLNALEPLEAALLPRVREAAVQITLSRAGEALGLLLVNLHHTLNPSVVVIGGAVTRLGGPLMDTALDFFNAHLARRSGNAPPVRVDVRPDSLYLPARGAAAQVLERAINAPELSA from the coding sequence ATGACACCACTGTCTCCCTCTGGCGACCAGGGCTATCTCAAACACCTCAACCGCGCCGCGATCCTCGATGCGCTGCGCCGTGAGGGTGGGCTGAGCCGCGCCGAACTCGCCGCCCGCACCGGTCGCACCAAGGTCACGGTCGGCAGCGTGGTGCAGGAGCTGCTGGGCACCGGATGGCTGCACGAGGGGGAATTGCAGCACGGAACGGTCGGTCGCCCCGGTCGTCAGCTGTATCTCGACCGCCGCCGGCACGTCCTGCTGGGGGCCGAGGTCGGGGTGCTGGGGGTACGCGCCGTCGCGTGCGACCTGACCGGTCAGGTGCTGGCCCGCGAGGCCCTGCACCACCCCACCGGCAGTCCCGAGAGTGCGGCCCGCGACCTGGCCGCCCTGGTGCAGTCCGTGCTCGCCCACCCGGAGGTGCAGGGCCGAACGGTGCTCGGTCTGGGCGTCGCGGTGCCCGGCCCGGTCGCGCAGGGCGGCCAGACCCTGCTGCACGCCCCGAACCTGGGCTGGACGCAGCTGAACTTTCTGGAGGTGCTCGCGCCGCACGTGGACGGGGTCGGTTCCCTGCGCGTGCTGGAGAACGAGGCGAACGCCGCCGCCTTCGGCGAGGCCTACCTGCCGGTGCAGTCCCCGCCGGACACCGGGGCCGGCGTGCTGGCGTACCTGAGCCTGGGCACCGGGGTCGGAGCGGGCCTGGTGGAGGGGGGGCGGCGGGTGCTGCGCGGCGCCCACGGGCTGGCGGGGGAACTGGGGCACACCGTCATCCAGCCCGGCGGGCTGTACTGCCACTGCGGCAACCGGGGCTGCGTTGAGACCCTGCTGGGCGGCTGGGCGATCCGGGCGTCCCTGGGTCTGAATGCCCTGGAACCCCTGGAGGCCGCGCTGCTGCCCCGCGTGCGCGAGGCGGCCGTCCAGATCACCCTGAGCCGCGCGGGCGAGGCCCTGGGCCTGCTGCTCGTGAACCTGCATCACACCCTCAACCCCAGCGTCGTCGTCATCGGCGGGGCTGTCACCCGCCTGGGAGGCCCACTCATGGATACCGCACTGGACTTCTTCAACGCCCATCTCGCCCGCCGCAGCGGCAATGCCCCGCCCGTGCGCGTGGACGTCCGCCCGGACAGCCTGTACCTGCCTGCACGGGGAGCCGCCGCGCAGGTGCTCGAACGTGCGATCAACGCGCCGGAGCTGAGCGCATGA